In Paludibaculum fermentans, the genomic stretch GCGGGTAAAGGCGGGTCCCTTTACCGCCGGCGAGTACGAAAGACAATACTCGAAGCTGCATGCGGCATCTCTCCTTGTGCGTGCATGATACCACCGGAATGTTTTCGGACGCTGGCAGCTCCGCAACAATCTTGCAGGCGGTCCCCAGGCGTGCGTTTACTTGGCTTTGTCCTGGATGGACTGGATGTACGCGATCAGGTTTCGAACCCGCCGGGCGGTGCGCGCATCGCTGGTGCCGGCCACGGAGAGTGAGGGGCCCCAGACGGGCATTTGCCGGCCGCCATGCGCGGTGATCGTGTCGGCGCCGCCCAGGATCTTCTCCAGGCGTGCGCCCGGAAATACTCCATTGCCGCGCCGGGCGAGTTGGGTGAGATCCGTGGGTTTCATCCGCATGGCCGCCGCCGCCGGACCATCGCCTTTGCCCTGCAGGCCATGGCAGGAGGCGCAATAAGACTTGAAGAGCCCGTTACCCGATTCCGGGCCGGACTCCGGCGCGACGGGTTTGACCGTGCGCGGCGGGTCGGCGAAAGTACTGCTGGCCGCAACGACCGCTAGGAATGCGAACGCTTTGATGTGACGGAACATATGCCTTCCCCGCCGTCAGAGTAGTACTCCGCCGCCCCGGCAGCAAGGGTCCAGGCTAACCAATGTTCACTTGCCCGATGCGTATGGGTGTGTTATCAATGAAGGCAGATTGATCCGCAATTACTGCCCGTAAATCGGGTGTCAAGCTAGCTTTTGCCAGGAGAACCGCCTTGGAGTCCCCCAATCGCCGACTGATTCGTCCGCCTTTAGCTGAACCGAAAGAGAGGGCATCGAGCAGTGCGCGTTCTTCCGCCCTCCAGAAGAAACAGGCTCCCCCCGACACCACCAACGCCGAGAACTTCTATTACGTCAAACAGATGCAGTCGAAGACCCCCGTGGTCATCGTGCTGCAGGACGGGGAAGAGCTGAATGGCGTGCTCGAGTGGTATGACAAGAACTGCCTCAAGCTGACGCGGGACGAGGGGCCGAATCTGCTCGTCTATAAGTCGTACATCAAGTACATCTATAAGCAGGAAGGGTAATCCCCTTCCTGCCGGTCCGCCGCTGAACGAGCCTACCCCCGCCCGCCTTCGTTCTCCTTCTCCCGCTCCTTCTCCCTCTCCAGGATCCTTGCGCGCAGTTCCAGCCGTTGCTTCCGCCGTTCGCCCGCCTGCTCCCAGCGGTGAATCTCTACCTCTGTCTCAGGAATAGCCTGCGGGATTACCCGTGGCTTACCTTCCGGTGAAAGGCCCACGAACGTCAAATAGGACGAATTTGTATGGCGGATCTCGCCCGTCGTCAGATCTTCCACCAGGACCTTGACGCCTACCTCCATCGAGGTCTTGAAGACGCGGTTCACACTGGCTCGGAGCGTCAGCAACTGCCCGATCTGGATGGGAAACAGAAAAGTCATGTAATCGACCGAGGCGGTCACCACGGGACCCCGGGCGTGGCGCATGGCCGCAGTGGCGGCCGCCAGGTCCACGAGATGCATGATACGCCCGCCCAGCAGGTTGCCCAGCGGATTGGCGTAGATCGGTAAAGCGAACTCGGACAGT encodes the following:
- a CDS encoding c-type cytochrome, translated to MFRHIKAFAFLAVVAASSTFADPPRTVKPVAPESGPESGNGLFKSYCASCHGLQGKGDGPAAAAMRMKPTDLTQLARRGNGVFPGARLEKILGGADTITAHGGRQMPVWGPSLSVAGTSDARTARRVRNLIAYIQSIQDKAK
- a CDS encoding Hfq-like protein, encoding MESPNRRLIRPPLAEPKERASSSARSSALQKKQAPPDTTNAENFYYVKQMQSKTPVVIVLQDGEELNGVLEWYDKNCLKLTRDEGPNLLVYKSYIKYIYKQEG
- a CDS encoding acyl-CoA thioesterase; its protein translation is MEGRPIRESASELSEFALPIYANPLGNLLGGRIMHLVDLAAATAAMRHARGPVVTASVDYMTFLFPIQIGQLLTLRASVNRVFKTSMEVGVKVLVEDLTTGEIRHTNSSYLTFVGLSPEGKPRVIPQAIPETEVEIHRWEQAGERRKQRLELRARILEREKEREKENEGGRG